The Kiritimatiellales bacterium genomic sequence CTTCAGGTACGCCGTAATGGCGCGTTTACGTGTCTGTTCTGTTGCGATTCCCATGAACAGAACACTAAAACAATATTAACGATATTTCAATCGTTAAATGCTCTAGAATGATTTTTACAAAAGGAAACAAAGGATTATGAGGAAAAAACCGGAGAGTCGCCGGCCCGGCGGCCACGGACTTTGAGGCCAACGTCCCCATTAAAATTATCCGTTTGTATCCGTGTGATCTGCGGTGAATTTTGACGCATCTAAATTCCGGCTGTTTTGAATAACTCCGCCAATGAAATTTTCAGAGCGTTTGCAATATTGAGAAGACTGCCAATCGTCAGATTGCGCTCAGCGCGTTCGACATAACCGATAAAATTGTGATGAACATCCGCCTGTTCCGCCAG encodes the following:
- a CDS encoding helix-turn-helix transcriptional regulator, which translates into the protein MKREGTLKARKQLGEAIREYRKARGWSQEKLAEQADVHHNFIGYVERAERNLTIGSLLNIANALKISLAELFKTAGI